In Methanocaldococcus lauensis, a single genomic region encodes these proteins:
- a CDS encoding tetratricopeptide repeat protein, which produces MDTHTKELPRVRALEATTYLLKCYRELFEGDLLKALYYIDRALELEPDFRLALFLKGLILNAMGEINKAIDTFEKLVNYGSKNPIVWVFLGQSYGLLGRCDKAFSCYKNALGTENKFLSAFLLKLICTEFLGEYEEALKSCDELLTYAPRFVPIWVKKADILRKLGKYDDALLCLKKALELKPNDKNALYLMGVLLKRMGKFKESLDCFKKLIDELGVRWLDAIRHAVSVALIVGDLETAERYIKMGLDIREDDVYLWYYKGELYERLGKSDEALKYYKKALSLYPYRVDILLSIARIYERLGDVKKAVEYYNKAIECRDRSIEK; this is translated from the coding sequence ATGGATACACACACTAAAGAATTACCAAGAGTTAGAGCATTAGAAGCTACAACATACCTTTTAAAATGTTATAGAGAATTATTTGAAGGAGATTTACTAAAAGCATTATATTACATTGATAGAGCCTTAGAATTAGAGCCTGATTTTAGATTAGCTTTATTTTTGAAAGGATTGATACTAAACGCTATGGGTGAAATTAACAAAGCAATTGATACTTTTGAGAAATTAGTAAATTATGGTTCTAAGAACCCAATTGTTTGGGTATTTCTTGGACAATCTTATGGTTTGTTGGGAAGATGTGATAAAGCATTTTCTTGTTACAAAAACGCTTTAGGTACTGAAAATAAATTCCTTTCAGCATTTTTATTAAAACTTATTTGCACAGAATTCTTAGGAGAATATGAAGAAGCATTAAAATCTTGTGATGAGTTATTAACTTATGCGCCAAGATTTGTTCCAATATGGGTTAAAAAAGCAGATATTTTAAGAAAATTAGGAAAATATGATGATGCATTACTATGCTTGAAAAAAGCATTAGAGCTAAAACCAAATGATAAAAATGCTTTATATTTAATGGGTGTGTTATTAAAGAGAATGGGTAAATTTAAAGAATCTCTTGATTGTTTTAAAAAATTAATAGATGAATTAGGAGTTAGATGGTTGGACGCTATTAGGCACGCTGTATCTGTAGCATTGATTGTTGGTGACTTAGAAACTGCTGAAAGATACATAAAAATGGGATTAGATATTAGAGAGGATGATGTATATTTATGGTATTACAAAGGAGAATTGTATGAAAGATTAGGAAAGTCAGATGAAGCATTAAAATACTATAAAAAAGCTCTTAGCCTTTATCCATATCGTGTAGATATATTATTAAGCATTGCAAGGATATATGAAAGATTAGGAGATGTAAAAAAAGCTGTAGAATATTACAACAAAGCAATTGAGTGTAGAGATAGAAGTATTGAAAAATAA
- a CDS encoding YkgJ family cysteine cluster protein: protein MKWEITFNGITYRCINCAYCCSCEGWRIYLNYFDVLKLKDYKDCIERCKGEFKYRLKINERGCILLNNNLCRVHLEKGYEFKPLMCKIFPFSSMVKWDGTPLLIIKHYCKGICKGETDKKVIKEVIEYIKELYFDNFEEIIENGMEHSSKTLLYKDFKITWEEREEFGRYIFSSKNFDEMFERCKEIFGNNIKLIDIGIFKSIKNNIAKYHNQENEEEIIRYLLELNRREHFRKIPFYEEVEKLLKISKYLSKFKNVLRAEGNIDKKLFIDKKINIH from the coding sequence ATGAAGTGGGAAATAACTTTTAACGGAATTACCTATAGATGTATTAATTGTGCATACTGCTGTTCTTGTGAGGGATGGAGAATATATTTAAATTACTTCGATGTTTTAAAACTTAAAGATTACAAAGATTGTATAGAGAGATGCAAAGGAGAATTTAAATATAGACTAAAAATTAATGAAAGAGGATGTATTTTATTAAATAATAATTTATGTAGAGTTCATTTAGAAAAAGGTTATGAGTTTAAACCTTTAATGTGTAAAATTTTTCCATTCAGTAGTATGGTAAAGTGGGATGGAACTCCTTTGTTGATAATAAAACATTACTGCAAAGGAATTTGTAAGGGAGAAACTGATAAAAAAGTTATTAAAGAAGTAATTGAATATATAAAAGAACTTTATTTTGATAATTTTGAAGAGATTATTGAAAATGGTATGGAACATAGTAGTAAAACTTTACTATATAAAGATTTTAAAATTACTTGGGAAGAGAGAGAAGAGTTTGGAAGATATATTTTTAGTAGTAAAAATTTTGATGAAATGTTTGAAAGATGCAAAGAAATTTTTGGTAACAATATAAAGTTAATAGATATTGGTATCTTTAAATCTATAAAAAACAACATTGCAAAATACCATAATCAAGAAAATGAGGAAGAAATTATAAGATACCTATTAGAATTAAATAGGAGAGAGCATTTTAGAAAGATTCCATTTTATGAAGAAGTAGAAAAATTATTAAAAATATCTAAGTATCTCTCTAAATTTAAAAATGTATTAAGAGCTGAAGGTAATATTGATAAAAAATTATTTATAGATAAAAAGATTAACATACATTAA
- a CDS encoding ABC transporter permease has product MLFIKLLYAFAFVIVAIVIAYIEKLGIEKKIFYVSILALIQLFILGYALLYIFSLGIIGAFFMISLMITVASYLIMREIKLKHKKKLFLSLFVTFLATTIVSLIILVFSDVIKFEPIYVIPLMGMVVGNTMNTIHLTLDKIIDLVKSERDILLGYLALGATELTALKPFIKNAVKSAIIPQMNRTKSVGVIFIPGAMVGMLLSGANPLYAAEIQIVIMWMILSSSIISGILICYLMYKEIIRI; this is encoded by the coding sequence ATGTTATTTATAAAACTACTCTATGCATTCGCTTTTGTTATAGTAGCCATTGTTATCGCATATATTGAAAAGTTAGGCATTGAGAAAAAAATATTTTATGTTTCAATATTGGCGTTAATTCAACTGTTTATATTGGGATATGCCTTACTTTATATTTTTTCTTTAGGAATAATAGGAGCATTTTTTATGATTTCATTAATGATTACTGTGGCATCATATTTAATAATGAGAGAAATAAAGTTAAAGCATAAGAAAAAACTTTTTCTTAGTTTATTTGTTACATTTTTAGCAACAACTATAGTTTCATTAATTATATTAGTATTTTCTGATGTTATTAAATTTGAGCCTATTTATGTAATTCCACTAATGGGAATGGTTGTTGGTAATACGATGAATACAATCCATTTAACATTAGATAAAATCATAGATTTAGTAAAATCTGAAAGAGATATTTTATTGGGATATTTAGCATTAGGAGCTACTGAATTAACTGCTTTAAAGCCTTTTATAAAAAATGCAGTAAAATCAGCAATAATTCCACAAATGAATAGGACGAAATCTGTTGGAGTTATCTTTATTCCGGGAGCAATGGTTGGTATGTTATTAAGTGGAGCTAATCCTTTGTATGCCGCAGAAATCCAAATTGTAATAATGTGGATGATTTTAAGCTCTTCAATAATTTCTGGAATTTTGATTTGTTATTTAATGTATAAAGAGATTATTAGGATATAA
- a CDS encoding M20 family metallo-hydrolase, producing MKLIEEAIKLESDLIKINSVNPSFGGKGEKEKAEYVKKKLMEYVKKYNIKNYTLKEYNTTDKYGIERPNIVFKVDFGKEKTLHIISHLDTVPEGDISLWTTDPYEPVIKDGKIYGRGAEDNHKGIVSSILLLKMIFENKITPKYNLSLIFVSDEEDGSEYGLKYLLNNFENEIFKKDDLIIVPDFGTPTGEFIEIGEKGILWIKFTIKGKQCHGSTPESGLNSNIILFNFANELYNNLYETFSEKNPIFLPKYSTFEPTMLKNNVTNPNTIPGSVEVVFDCRILPNYKIEDVLNFINKFIEKFDFKKYIKHYDNLTTPKINYEILKLENSNYTDENSEIIKELKNAIKKVLNREAKLCGMGGGTVAAFLRYKGYKVGVWGIGEETAHQPNEYIKIEDLVKMAKVFYEILKQ from the coding sequence ATGAAGTTAATAGAAGAAGCCATAAAGTTGGAGAGTGATTTAATAAAAATTAACTCAGTTAATCCATCATTTGGTGGAAAAGGAGAGAAAGAAAAGGCAGAATATGTTAAAAAAAAGTTAATGGAATATGTTAAAAAATATAACATAAAAAACTATACTCTAAAAGAATATAATACTACTGACAAATATGGCATTGAGAGGCCAAATATAGTATTTAAAGTAGATTTTGGAAAAGAAAAAACTTTACATATTATATCTCACTTAGATACTGTCCCAGAAGGGGATATAAGTTTATGGACTACAGATCCTTATGAACCTGTAATTAAAGACGGAAAAATTTATGGTAGAGGAGCAGAAGATAACCATAAAGGGATAGTTTCCTCTATACTATTATTAAAAATGATTTTTGAGAATAAAATTACTCCAAAATATAACTTATCTTTAATCTTTGTTTCTGATGAAGAAGATGGTAGTGAATACGGCTTAAAATATCTCTTAAATAACTTTGAAAATGAGATATTCAAAAAAGATGATTTAATAATTGTCCCTGATTTTGGAACTCCAACGGGAGAATTTATTGAGATTGGAGAAAAAGGAATATTGTGGATAAAATTCACAATTAAAGGGAAACAGTGTCACGGAAGCACACCAGAAAGTGGTTTAAACTCAAATATTATTTTATTTAACTTTGCAAATGAATTGTATAATAATCTATATGAAACTTTTTCTGAAAAAAATCCAATATTTCTTCCAAAATATTCAACATTTGAACCAACTATGTTAAAAAACAATGTAACTAATCCTAACACAATTCCTGGAAGTGTAGAGGTTGTATTTGATTGTAGAATTTTACCAAATTACAAAATAGAGGATGTTTTAAATTTTATAAATAAGTTTATAGAAAAATTTGACTTTAAAAAATACATTAAACACTATGATAACTTAACAACTCCAAAAATAAATTATGAAATATTAAAATTAGAAAATTCAAATTACACAGACGAAAATTCAGAAATTATCAAAGAGTTGAAAAATGCTATTAAAAAAGTATTAAATAGAGAAGCAAAACTTTGTGGAATGGGCGGAGGTACTGTTGCAGCATTTTTAAGATATAAGGGTTATAAAGTAGGAGTTTGGGGTATTGGTGAAGAAACTGCCCATCAACCTAATGAATACATTAAAATAGAGGATTTAGTAAAAATGGCTAAGGTTTTCTATGAAATTTTAAAACAGTGA
- the mfnE gene encoding [5-(aminomethyl)furan-3-yl]methyl phosphate kinase encodes MHIVKIGGSLTYDAKPLLKTLKDYAKENNKNIVIIPGGGEFANVVRKIDKFLNLSNSLSHKLAIKCMDLIGEIYSEIGNIKAYDTLFNLKREINKEKIAILLPSKILISTDISEHSWDVTSDSLSLYIGNLLDVKEIIIATDVDGIYDKFPGGKLLNIINANEIQGLTSVDKTFPILLKKFKMTAYVVNGKYPQRVIDILEGKPNIYTKIVID; translated from the coding sequence ATGCACATTGTAAAAATTGGAGGTTCTTTAACCTATGATGCCAAACCTTTATTAAAAACACTAAAAGATTATGCTAAAGAAAATAATAAAAATATTGTCATAATACCAGGAGGAGGAGAATTCGCAAATGTAGTTAGAAAAATTGACAAATTTTTAAATCTTTCAAATTCATTATCTCACAAATTAGCAATAAAATGTATGGACTTAATTGGAGAAATTTACTCTGAAATAGGAAATATTAAAGCATATGATACATTGTTTAATTTAAAAAGAGAAATAAATAAAGAAAAAATAGCAATATTATTACCCTCAAAAATTTTAATATCCACTGACATATCTGAACATTCTTGGGACGTAACATCAGACTCATTAAGTTTATATATTGGAAATCTATTAGATGTTAAAGAAATAATAATAGCTACAGATGTTGATGGAATATATGATAAGTTTCCTGGAGGGAAACTATTAAATATTATTAATGCGAATGAAATACAAGGCTTAACCTCTGTAGATAAAACTTTTCCTATTCTCTTAAAAAAATTTAAAATGACTGCTTATGTTGTAAATGGCAAATATCCGCAAAGAGTTATTGACATCTTAGAAGGAAAACCTAACATATATACAAAAATTGTCATAGATTAA
- a CDS encoding zinc finger domain-containing protein, whose protein sequence is MKYICISCNAEIAPREKSTKFLCPNCGEVEIVRCERCRKLNNPYKCPKCGFEGP, encoded by the coding sequence ATGAAATACATTTGTATAAGCTGTAATGCTGAAATAGCTCCAAGAGAGAAATCAACAAAGTTTTTATGTCCAAACTGTGGAGAGGTAGAGATAGTAAGATGTGAAAGATGTAGAAAATTAAACAACCCTTACAAGTGTCCAAAGTGTGGATTTGAGGGACCATAA
- a CDS encoding elongation factor 1-beta: protein MASVLAKIKIMPKSPEVDKEQLKEKVKKVLETQDVAIRGLFDEPLAFGLYTVYVVIEMEEREGGTEPIENALAEIDDVESVETVEVSLA, encoded by the coding sequence ATGGCGTCAGTGTTAGCAAAAATAAAAATTATGCCAAAAAGTCCAGAAGTTGATAAAGAACAGTTAAAAGAAAAAGTAAAAAAAGTTTTAGAAACTCAGGATGTTGCTATAAGAGGATTATTTGATGAGCCATTAGCTTTTGGATTATACACAGTATATGTAGTTATTGAAATGGAAGAAAGAGAAGGAGGAACAGAACCTATAGAGAATGCTTTAGCTGAAATTGACGATGTTGAGAGTGTTGAAACAGTAGAAGTTTCATTAGCATAA
- the rplV gene encoding 50S ribosomal protein L22: protein MGKLKYKIQVNPEKTARAMGRNIPISRKHAREICKSINGMKLDEAIKFLEDVIAMKRPVLFRRHCKKVGHRKGKLGWPAGRYPVKAAKAILKILNYAKANAEYKGLNVEKLRIKHISTNKGITIKRYMPRAFGRATPKFQETVHIQVILEEYH from the coding sequence ATGGGTAAATTAAAATATAAAATACAGGTTAATCCTGAAAAAACTGCAAGAGCTATGGGAAGAAACATTCCAATATCAAGAAAGCACGCAAGAGAGATTTGTAAATCAATAAATGGAATGAAGTTAGATGAAGCTATAAAATTCTTAGAAGATGTTATTGCAATGAAAAGACCAGTTCTATTTAGAAGACACTGCAAAAAAGTAGGACACAGAAAAGGTAAATTAGGATGGCCTGCAGGAAGATACCCAGTTAAAGCAGCTAAGGCAATCTTAAAGATATTAAACTATGCAAAGGCAAATGCTGAATATAAAGGTTTAAATGTAGAAAAATTGAGAATAAAACATATTTCAACAAATAAAGGAATAACAATAAAAAGATACATGCCAAGAGCTTTTGGTAGAGCCACTCCTAAGTTCCAAGAAACCGTTCATATACAAGTTATCTTAGAAGAATACCACTAA
- a CDS encoding 30S ribosomal protein S3 produces MIERVFVKENVKRLLIDEYFKKELSRAGYSHCEIRKTPIGTKIIIYAEKPGFVIGRRGSRIRELTETLSKEFGVEKPQIDVKPVENPDLDAQVVALKIAQSLERGLHFRRVGHTAVRRVMNAGAKGVVVIISGKLTGERARTEKFMAGYMKHCGEPAEDLVDKGRAIAKTKPGIIGVTVKIMRPDVLLPDEIIIKEDAEVKHVVEEEEQ; encoded by the coding sequence ATGATTGAAAGAGTATTTGTTAAAGAAAATGTTAAAAGGTTGTTAATTGATGAATACTTTAAAAAGGAGTTAAGTAGAGCAGGTTACAGTCACTGTGAGATAAGAAAAACACCAATAGGAACAAAGATTATAATATATGCTGAAAAACCTGGTTTTGTTATTGGTAGAAGAGGTAGTAGAATAAGAGAATTAACTGAAACATTAAGTAAAGAGTTTGGTGTTGAAAAACCACAAATCGATGTTAAACCCGTAGAAAATCCTGACTTGGATGCTCAAGTTGTCGCTTTAAAAATAGCTCAGTCATTAGAGAGAGGATTACATTTCAGAAGAGTTGGACACACTGCTGTAAGAAGAGTTATGAATGCTGGTGCTAAGGGAGTTGTAGTAATTATTTCTGGAAAATTAACTGGAGAAAGAGCAAGAACTGAGAAATTTATGGCTGGATATATGAAACACTGTGGAGAGCCTGCTGAGGATTTAGTAGATAAGGGAAGAGCTATTGCAAAAACAAAGCCTGGGATTATTGGAGTTACAGTAAAAATTATGAGACCAGATGTCTTATTACCTGATGAGATTATAATTAAAGAAGATGCAGAAGTTAAGCATGTAGTAGAAGAGGAGGAACAATAA